One window of Brevibacterium pigmentatum genomic DNA carries:
- a CDS encoding PaaI family thioesterase — MDHDASSQASAPLPDVSPEGSSRFVAATGLVVDEVSATSVRAHADLNENHHTPWGVVHGGVYATIVESAGSIGASTAVADRGEFAVGVHNATDFLRPTSAARVTVTAEALHQGRSQQLWDVVITDSATQKVLARGQLRLQNVPLPTDAQ; from the coding sequence ATGGACCACGACGCTTCCTCGCAGGCCTCTGCGCCACTGCCCGACGTCTCGCCCGAAGGTTCGAGCCGGTTCGTCGCGGCCACCGGACTCGTCGTCGATGAGGTCAGCGCCACCTCGGTGCGGGCACACGCCGACCTGAACGAGAACCATCACACTCCGTGGGGCGTCGTCCACGGCGGCGTGTACGCCACCATCGTCGAAAGCGCCGGCAGCATCGGGGCCAGCACGGCGGTGGCCGATCGCGGCGAGTTCGCCGTCGGCGTCCACAACGCCACCGACTTCCTGCGCCCGACCTCGGCCGCACGAGTCACGGTCACCGCCGAGGCGCTCCACCAGGGTCGCAGCCAGCAGCTGTGGGACGTCGTCATCACCGACTCGGCGACGCAGAAGGTGCTCGCCCGCGGTCAGCTGCGGCTCCAGAACGTCCCGCTTCCCACAGACGCGCAATAG
- a CDS encoding calcium:proton antiporter, protein MTAAPRSIITLTAIIRLLLGWGTYFALLVAGHLLAPPVPAPLLVTALLVIIAVILICAFGVVTEAEHLANRLGDPYGSLVLTISICLIEVILIAAVLLGPGDHATIARDSVMAVSMIILNAVIGLCLMVGGLRHGALTHNRTGVSNYLVMIVVFAALAFAVPALIGAPDGAYEIWQEIPIIVVTVGAYAFFLYRQMGPQANEFTEVAPVGAVSVDASSTVGTTHPSPAEAAHQAESRRPEAAGQVESEPQGIVEILSTHRVEIILRLVLLVATVLPIVLLSHDMATLLDDGLGRLGAPVALSGVVIAMIVFLPETLTSLRAAWNGEIQRVSNLCHGAQVSTVGLTIPTVLVIGMLTDQRIVLAESPINLALLAITLLVSVIGFAGKKVTAVQGAAHIIIFVMFGLALFA, encoded by the coding sequence ATGACCGCCGCACCGCGTAGCATCATCACCCTCACCGCGATCATCCGCCTCCTCCTCGGCTGGGGAACTTACTTCGCACTCCTCGTAGCAGGTCACCTGCTCGCACCGCCTGTGCCCGCACCGCTGCTTGTGACTGCACTTCTCGTCATCATCGCGGTTATTCTCATCTGCGCCTTCGGAGTCGTCACCGAAGCCGAACACTTAGCGAACCGTCTCGGCGATCCCTACGGCTCACTCGTGCTCACGATCTCGATCTGCCTCATCGAGGTCATCCTCATCGCCGCGGTCCTGCTCGGCCCCGGCGATCACGCGACGATCGCCCGCGATTCGGTGATGGCGGTGTCGATGATCATCCTCAACGCCGTCATCGGCCTGTGCCTGATGGTCGGCGGACTGCGCCACGGCGCACTCACCCACAATCGCACGGGCGTCTCGAACTACCTGGTCATGATCGTCGTCTTCGCCGCTCTCGCCTTCGCCGTGCCCGCCCTCATCGGCGCCCCCGACGGCGCCTACGAGATCTGGCAGGAGATCCCGATCATCGTCGTCACCGTCGGCGCCTACGCCTTCTTCCTCTATCGGCAGATGGGGCCCCAGGCCAACGAATTCACCGAGGTGGCCCCTGTCGGTGCGGTCTCCGTTGACGCCTCATCGACTGTCGGAACGACGCACCCCTCACCCGCCGAGGCGGCCCACCAGGCCGAATCGCGCCGGCCCGAGGCGGCCGGCCAGGTTGAGAGCGAACCTCAGGGAATCGTCGAGATCCTCTCGACCCATCGAGTGGAGATCATCCTTCGGCTGGTCCTCCTCGTCGCCACGGTGCTGCCGATCGTCCTGCTCTCCCACGATATGGCCACGCTTCTCGATGACGGCCTAGGCCGCCTCGGTGCTCCGGTGGCGTTGTCCGGAGTCGTCATTGCGATGATCGTGTTCCTGCCCGAGACGCTCACCTCGCTGCGTGCGGCGTGGAACGGGGAGATCCAGCGCGTGAGCAACCTCTGCCACGGCGCACAGGTATCGACGGTGGGACTGACGATTCCGACCGTGCTGGTCATCGGCATGCTCACCGATCAGCGGATCGTACTCGCCGAGTCGCCGATCAACCTCGCACTCCTGGCGATCACGCTCCTGGTCTCCGTCATCGGATTCGCCGGCAAAAAGGTCACCGCCGTCCAGGGGGCCGCTCACATCATCATCTTCGTCATGTTCGGTCTCGCACTCTTCGCGTGA
- a CDS encoding enoyl-CoA hydratase/isomerase family protein, producing MIRQDRTDDVLTITMDNREQANALTEEMLGQLTDAFTEASANEDLRAVLLTSAGGRGFSAGMDTAQFAHTSASQAYETISRLGEVCEAIKSCDLPVAVAIDGFCIGGAAEIAAAADFRIGSSDSWYSMPEVRIGIPSVLESVNLHRLMGWTKATEFVLTGNRFSAEDMLACGFLNDIVAEVASPVEEGAVPSGEGAVPKGGRTSAEERALALLHDTARADRAVIAQQKRLLRTWKNTFEAEAIADSKKEFALTFAAKAERQ from the coding sequence ATGATCAGGCAAGACCGCACCGACGACGTCCTCACCATCACCATGGACAACCGGGAGCAGGCGAACGCGCTGACCGAGGAGATGCTGGGCCAACTCACCGACGCCTTCACCGAGGCGAGCGCGAACGAAGATCTGCGCGCAGTTCTCCTCACCTCTGCCGGTGGGCGCGGATTCTCGGCGGGAATGGACACCGCGCAGTTCGCACATACGAGTGCGTCGCAGGCTTACGAGACGATCAGCCGCCTCGGCGAGGTGTGCGAAGCGATCAAGAGCTGCGACCTTCCGGTCGCCGTCGCGATCGACGGCTTCTGCATCGGCGGAGCGGCCGAGATCGCAGCGGCCGCGGACTTCCGCATCGGCAGCAGCGACTCCTGGTACTCGATGCCCGAAGTGCGCATCGGCATCCCTTCGGTACTCGAATCGGTCAACCTCCACCGCCTCATGGGCTGGACGAAAGCGACCGAATTCGTCCTCACCGGCAACCGGTTCAGCGCGGAGGACATGCTGGCCTGCGGGTTCCTCAACGACATCGTCGCCGAGGTGGCCTCCCCGGTTGAGGAAGGAGCTGTGCCGTCAGGGGAAGGGGCGGTGCCGAAAGGTGGGAGAACCTCGGCCGAAGAGCGCGCGCTCGCCCTCCTCCACGACACCGCGCGGGCCGACCGTGCAGTCATCGCCCAGCAGAAACGACTGCTGAGAACGTGGAAGAACACCTTCGAGGCCGAGGCGATTGCCGACAGCAAGAAAGAATTCGCACTCACGTTCGCCGCGAAAGCAGAGAGACAATAG
- a CDS encoding MFS transporter yields MTSHIREQAKLITAQLLSGAGIASGYAVGGLLAEEITGQTSMAGFAQMSVILGAGLIAYPLAVLAGRSGRRKALTSGFGIGTLGAVVVLIGVALQFLPLFMLGMMMCGSSTASGLQARYAAVDLADPAAAGRAMSLVVWATTVGSVLGPSFTAPGAHLGETLGMNGLAGPYLISMVAFALATLSASTLTKTVAAGTDHPGEPDFDDPSHGGEATTEVNASAASAREPAAPNGSATEATAAAPMKLGEALRFALARPVPLFAMITVIAGQMMMTNVMVMTPVHMDHQEFSLGAIGIVVSIHIAGMYALSPVFGWMADRWGSGVVIAGGAGIFVLTIVLGVIDAVAPESSMALLSIALVLLGIGWSMFLIGGSSLLTASVPAHAKVPLQGASDSAMNLGGALMAAMAGSVLGAGGFLWINLMATFVLLIAVGFSIRAIPLMSWPGHHTPALAEATDESPEAPPQPGGVTAAEGTDSRNKGRG; encoded by the coding sequence ATGACGAGCCACATCCGCGAACAGGCCAAACTCATCACCGCCCAGCTCCTCTCGGGAGCCGGCATCGCCTCCGGGTATGCCGTCGGCGGACTGCTCGCCGAAGAGATCACCGGCCAGACCTCGATGGCCGGATTCGCGCAGATGAGCGTCATCCTCGGCGCCGGGCTCATCGCCTACCCTCTCGCCGTGCTCGCCGGACGCTCCGGCCGCCGCAAGGCGCTGACCTCGGGCTTCGGCATCGGCACGCTCGGCGCCGTGGTCGTCCTCATCGGCGTCGCCCTGCAGTTCCTTCCCCTGTTCATGCTCGGGATGATGATGTGCGGGTCCTCGACCGCCTCCGGCCTGCAGGCCCGCTACGCCGCTGTCGACCTCGCCGACCCGGCCGCCGCCGGTCGCGCGATGTCACTGGTGGTGTGGGCGACGACCGTCGGCTCCGTCCTCGGCCCCAGCTTCACCGCCCCCGGCGCCCACCTCGGAGAGACACTGGGCATGAACGGCCTTGCCGGGCCCTACCTCATCTCGATGGTCGCGTTCGCGTTGGCCACGCTGTCGGCCTCGACGCTGACGAAGACGGTGGCAGCCGGCACCGACCACCCCGGCGAACCCGACTTCGATGATCCCAGCCACGGCGGAGAGGCCACGACCGAGGTCAACGCCAGCGCCGCCTCGGCGAGGGAACCCGCCGCGCCCAACGGATCTGCCACCGAGGCGACCGCCGCTGCCCCGATGAAACTCGGCGAAGCGCTGCGCTTCGCTCTGGCCCGCCCGGTGCCGCTGTTCGCGATGATCACGGTCATCGCGGGGCAGATGATGATGACCAACGTCATGGTCATGACCCCGGTGCACATGGATCATCAGGAGTTCAGCCTCGGCGCGATCGGCATCGTCGTGAGCATCCACATCGCCGGGATGTACGCCCTGTCCCCCGTGTTCGGCTGGATGGCCGACCGGTGGGGCTCGGGCGTCGTCATCGCAGGTGGGGCCGGTATCTTCGTCCTCACGATCGTCCTCGGCGTCATCGACGCTGTGGCCCCGGAGTCGTCGATGGCGCTGCTGTCGATCGCGCTGGTCCTGCTCGGAATCGGATGGTCGATGTTCCTCATCGGCGGATCGTCCCTGCTGACCGCCTCGGTGCCGGCACATGCGAAGGTGCCCCTGCAGGGCGCATCGGATTCGGCCATGAACCTCGGCGGGGCCCTCATGGCAGCGATGGCCGGGTCCGTGCTCGGCGCCGGCGGGTTCCTCTGGATCAATCTCATGGCCACGTTCGTCCTGCTCATCGCCGTCGGATTCTCGATTCGGGCGATCCCGCTCATGAGCTGGCCGGGACACCACACACCGGCCCTCGCCGAGGCAACCGACGAGTCACCGGAAGCACCGCCCCAGCCCGGCGGGGTCACCGCCGCAGAGGGCACGGACAGTCGGAACAAAGGCCGGGGATGA
- a CDS encoding GntR family transcriptional regulator, which produces MSRGSESQSAAERAYSDIRGQILDGEHLPGTMLGEAALATEIGVSRTPVRVALARLQDEGWIHIYPKRGAIVQGIDERTVAELADARFVLETTAVERASEPMRQRLAEKLDGLITQHRAAFAKGDVARFIELTLEFHRGFVEAGDNRVMLEMYSMLSDRHRFTLFMNSRRLLERCDEIIAEHEDLVAHLRAGDSAAFAETLQGHIAENAGPAH; this is translated from the coding sequence ATGAGCAGAGGATCCGAATCGCAGAGCGCGGCCGAACGCGCGTATTCCGACATCCGCGGCCAGATCCTCGACGGCGAACACCTGCCCGGGACGATGCTCGGCGAGGCCGCGCTGGCCACCGAGATCGGGGTCAGCCGCACCCCGGTGCGTGTGGCCCTGGCCCGTCTGCAGGACGAGGGGTGGATCCACATCTACCCCAAGCGCGGGGCGATCGTCCAAGGCATCGACGAACGCACCGTCGCCGAGCTCGCCGATGCCCGCTTCGTACTTGAGACGACCGCGGTCGAACGCGCCTCCGAACCCATGCGGCAGCGCTTAGCGGAGAAACTCGACGGTCTCATCACACAGCATCGCGCCGCCTTCGCCAAGGGGGATGTCGCCCGGTTCATCGAACTCACCCTGGAGTTCCACCGCGGCTTCGTCGAGGCAGGGGACAACCGGGTGATGCTCGAGATGTATTCGATGCTGTCAGACCGTCACCGGTTCACCTTGTTCATGAACAGCCGTCGCCTGCTCGAACGCTGTGATGAGATCATCGCCGAGCACGAAGACCTCGTCGCGCATCTGCGGGCCGGGGACTCCGCGGCCTTCGCCGAGACCTTGCAGGGGCATATCGCGGAGAACGCAGGCCCGGCGCACTGA
- a CDS encoding thioesterase family protein, producing MTDNEVTPLPEAFYLPRGENEFDSTRATTSPWDERMQHGGPPAALLARAVEQIREDEAMSIGRLTIDMLGPIPQGRIRTEATIVRPGKRIELVEAKLWAEDRLAVTATAWRMRSTPESSADVASTFDTSAVPEPQEQKYFPGISPDWGYGRAIEWRFVSGGLQELGAADVWVRPRIPLVAGERTSPIQRFVIVADSANGVSAALPFGEWTFIPPSLSLTFAREPRSEWLNMNVRTHVGPDGRGVADGDLADEIGYVGAVTQPLLIARL from the coding sequence GTGACAGACAACGAGGTCACACCACTGCCCGAGGCTTTCTACCTTCCTCGCGGCGAGAACGAATTCGACTCGACCCGGGCCACGACGAGCCCGTGGGACGAGCGGATGCAGCACGGAGGGCCGCCCGCGGCACTGCTCGCCCGTGCCGTTGAACAAATCCGCGAAGACGAGGCGATGAGCATCGGCCGGCTGACCATCGACATGCTCGGGCCGATCCCGCAGGGTCGGATCCGCACCGAGGCGACCATCGTCCGACCCGGAAAGCGCATCGAACTCGTCGAAGCCAAACTCTGGGCCGAAGACCGTCTTGCCGTCACCGCGACCGCGTGGCGGATGCGCTCGACACCCGAATCCAGCGCCGACGTGGCCTCGACCTTCGACACCTCGGCGGTGCCGGAACCGCAGGAGCAGAAGTACTTCCCCGGCATCAGCCCTGACTGGGGATACGGGCGTGCCATCGAATGGCGCTTCGTCTCCGGCGGGCTCCAGGAGCTCGGAGCTGCCGACGTCTGGGTACGCCCGCGCATCCCGCTCGTCGCGGGTGAACGAACCAGCCCGATCCAGCGATTCGTCATCGTGGCGGATTCGGCCAACGGTGTCTCGGCGGCCCTGCCGTTTGGCGAGTGGACGTTCATCCCTCCGTCGCTGTCGTTGACCTTCGCACGGGAACCGAGGTCCGAATGGCTGAATATGAATGTCCGCACCCATGTCGGCCCCGACGGTCGCGGCGTCGCCGACGGCGACCTGGCTGATGAGATCGGCTACGTCGGAGCTGTGACCCAACCGCTGCTCATCGCCCGACTCTGA
- a CDS encoding sulfite exporter TauE/SafE family protein, with translation MEFLGLVLIGCLVGLTTVLFGFGGGFVTVPIITLVDADLGHDTARVAAATSALVMLVNAIVATVSTKRSTLAHLKGRWWLLGLLALGGGLGAFAGRFAPDALLQWGFVAYIAATAIDLLARPGFFRRKAAVVDEAGEVSEGGRGIAAVWGVPIGGLASFLGVGGSVMTVPMMRRSGATMTVATTLANPLTLVIMSPAVLVTILTPAAIDAPGIVGSLDLVAAAALLIGGLPIIVFLRRRVPKIPEILHAWGYFVLLIAAGVVVAVA, from the coding sequence ATGGAGTTCCTCGGGCTCGTTCTCATCGGATGCCTCGTCGGCCTGACCACCGTGCTCTTCGGGTTCGGCGGCGGCTTCGTCACGGTCCCGATCATCACCCTGGTCGATGCGGATCTCGGACATGACACGGCGCGGGTGGCGGCGGCCACCTCGGCGCTGGTGATGCTCGTCAACGCGATCGTCGCGACGGTGTCGACGAAACGCTCCACGCTCGCCCATCTCAAGGGGCGGTGGTGGTTGCTCGGGCTGCTCGCGCTGGGCGGGGGATTGGGTGCGTTCGCAGGACGATTCGCACCGGACGCGCTGCTGCAGTGGGGGTTCGTCGCGTACATCGCGGCCACGGCCATCGATCTGCTCGCCCGGCCCGGATTCTTCCGGCGCAAGGCTGCAGTTGTCGATGAGGCCGGCGAGGTCAGTGAAGGCGGACGCGGAATCGCAGCGGTCTGGGGTGTGCCGATCGGTGGTCTGGCGTCGTTCCTCGGCGTCGGCGGGTCGGTGATGACGGTGCCGATGATGCGCCGATCCGGGGCGACGATGACCGTGGCCACGACCCTGGCCAACCCGCTGACCTTGGTGATCATGAGCCCGGCCGTGCTCGTGACGATCCTGACCCCGGCTGCGATCGACGCCCCGGGCATCGTCGGATCGCTCGACCTGGTGGCGGCCGCGGCGCTGCTCATCGGCGGATTGCCGATCATCGTGTTCCTGCGCCGCCGAGTGCCGAAGATCCCCGAGATCCTCCACGCCTGGGGCTACTTCGTGCTGCTCATCGCGGCTGGCGTGGTCGTCGCGGTCGCGTGA
- a CDS encoding GmrSD restriction endonuclease domain-containing protein has protein sequence MPTSPKRALNRAATSRLLPALAAVVALGLLTGCAEAAEPTVDSAASSTADPTPTQDTWQSSDETSTSAPTDTNGEDGGDEGQAGAANPGTASAMLDELAVKGRAPKTGYDGDLFKWRSDTDHNGCDTRNDVLRRDLTDITLKAGTRGCVVLAGTLADPYAGETYDFDRSSNAVDIDHVVARSNAWQTGAAKFDEETLKEFGNDPLNLLAVSSSLNRQKGDGDAATWLPPHRSYRCEYVARQIAVKHKYELWVVPPEKSAMQRVLDTCDDQPAFTDDADWPGPGDGDNVTTKEETRPAKQKSSSSGSSSSSGSGSSSSGSAGGSSAGSSSSGSSDASTVFENCTAAREAGAAPVHRGDPGYGSHLDRDGDGVACE, from the coding sequence ATGCCCACTTCCCCGAAACGCGCCCTGAACCGGGCAGCCACATCGCGTCTCCTGCCGGCGCTCGCCGCAGTCGTCGCCCTCGGTCTCCTCACCGGATGCGCCGAGGCGGCCGAGCCGACCGTCGACTCTGCGGCCTCCAGCACGGCCGACCCCACCCCGACTCAGGACACCTGGCAGTCGAGCGACGAAACATCCACCTCAGCCCCGACCGACACCAACGGCGAGGATGGGGGAGACGAAGGCCAGGCAGGAGCCGCGAACCCGGGCACCGCCTCGGCGATGTTGGACGAACTCGCTGTCAAGGGCCGGGCGCCGAAAACCGGCTACGACGGTGACCTGTTCAAATGGCGGTCGGACACCGACCACAACGGCTGCGATACCCGCAATGATGTGCTCCGCCGCGACCTCACGGACATCACGCTCAAGGCGGGCACCCGCGGATGCGTCGTGCTGGCCGGAACGCTGGCTGACCCCTACGCCGGTGAGACCTACGACTTCGACCGCAGCTCGAATGCCGTCGACATCGACCACGTCGTCGCCCGCTCGAACGCGTGGCAGACAGGTGCGGCGAAATTCGACGAAGAGACCTTGAAGGAGTTCGGCAACGACCCACTCAACCTGCTCGCCGTGAGCTCGAGCCTCAACCGGCAGAAGGGCGACGGCGATGCCGCGACCTGGTTGCCGCCGCACAGGTCCTACCGCTGCGAATACGTCGCCCGCCAGATCGCCGTCAAACACAAGTACGAGCTGTGGGTGGTCCCGCCGGAGAAGTCCGCGATGCAGCGCGTCCTCGATACGTGCGATGACCAGCCCGCCTTCACCGACGATGCCGACTGGCCCGGCCCCGGCGACGGTGACAACGTCACCACGAAGGAAGAGACCCGCCCGGCGAAGCAGAAGTCCTCGAGCTCGGGATCATCGAGTTCATCGGGCTCAGGCTCGTCGTCGAGCGGTTCAGCAGGCGGGTCGTCAGCCGGATCGTCGTCCAGTGGCTCCTCGGACGCGTCGACCGTCTTCGAGAACTGCACAGCCGCCCGCGAAGCCGGCGCCGCACCCGTCCACCGCGGAGACCCCGGATACGGTTCGCACCTCGACCGCGATGGTGACGGAGTCGCCTGCGAATAG
- a CDS encoding aldo/keto reductase family protein, with protein sequence MEHRYLGNSGLKISEITYGNWLTHGSQVENDTATKCVHAALDAGISTFDTADVYANTVAEQVLGDALKGQRRESLEIFTKVYFPTGPRGHNDTGLSRKHMMESINGSLRRLGTDYVDLYQAHRYDYETPLEETMQAFADIVRSGKALYIGVSEWNADQLRAAHHLAKDLGIQLVSNQPQYNMLWRVIEERVVPTSKELGISQIVWSPIAQGVLTGKYKPGQPVPEGSRATDEDGGGAESIRSRYLHDDKLTAVAKLEPIAAELGITMAQLAIAWVLANDNVATALVGASRPEQIASNAEAAGATLDTDVLTRIDDILGDLPETDPNKTQSPARRLT encoded by the coding sequence ATGGAGCACAGATATCTGGGAAACAGCGGACTCAAGATCTCCGAGATCACCTACGGCAACTGGCTCACGCACGGTTCGCAGGTGGAGAACGACACCGCCACGAAGTGCGTGCACGCCGCCCTCGATGCGGGCATCTCCACCTTCGACACCGCCGACGTCTACGCGAACACCGTCGCTGAACAGGTCCTCGGCGATGCGCTCAAGGGCCAACGACGCGAATCGCTCGAGATCTTCACGAAGGTCTACTTCCCCACCGGACCCAGGGGACACAATGACACCGGCCTGTCGCGCAAGCACATGATGGAGTCGATCAACGGCTCGCTGCGCCGACTCGGCACCGACTACGTCGACCTCTACCAGGCACACCGCTACGACTACGAGACCCCGTTGGAAGAGACGATGCAGGCCTTCGCCGACATCGTCCGCTCCGGCAAGGCCCTCTACATCGGCGTGAGCGAATGGAACGCCGACCAGCTGCGCGCCGCCCACCACCTGGCTAAGGACCTCGGCATCCAGCTGGTGTCGAACCAGCCGCAGTACAACATGCTCTGGCGCGTCATCGAAGAACGGGTCGTCCCGACGTCGAAGGAACTCGGCATCTCCCAGATCGTCTGGTCCCCGATCGCTCAGGGTGTCCTGACCGGCAAGTACAAACCCGGCCAACCGGTGCCCGAGGGATCGCGGGCGACCGATGAGGACGGCGGCGGCGCGGAGTCGATCAGGAGTCGCTATCTTCACGATGACAAACTGACAGCAGTGGCGAAGCTCGAACCGATCGCCGCCGAACTCGGGATCACGATGGCGCAGCTGGCGATCGCCTGGGTGCTCGCCAACGACAACGTCGCCACCGCCCTCGTCGGCGCCTCCCGCCCCGAGCAGATCGCCTCGAACGCCGAGGCGGCCGGAGCCACCCTCGACACGGACGTGCTCACCCGCATCGACGACATCCTCGGCGACCTGCCGGAGACCGACCCGAACAAGACTCAGTCGCCGGCCCGCCGCCTGACCTGA
- a CDS encoding AMP-binding protein — MSGLDTALTPLRFLERSLEAHPDREAIVDGPRRFTYRQMAETVQNLAEGLVKRGLKAGDTVAVLAPNSAEALIAHYAVPLAGGVLVMLNTRLAPPEVEYILGHSEVKFLFGDAGLLQPVIDAGAANAVETIVVHPDEDGTPGKVTATDLNVEAYADWTASAPETPRAYEVEDETATITVNYTSGTTGRPKGVMYTHRGAYLNSLGEVVTQDFAALTRYLWTLPMFHCNGWCTTWALTAVSGTHVCIRAVRGPEAWRLIDEEKVTRMAGAPVVLNTIAGAKEAHDLGGSLSITTAGAPPSPTTIALLEGLGIEVIHVYGLTESYGPYSSCEPQPEWTGLPVEERAKLKSRQGIGMISAERMRVVELRADDVLTDVPRDGVTMGEIVMRGNNVMKGYLNAPEATAEAFRGGWFHTGDLAVMHEDGYVQILDRAKDIVISGGENISTIEVEQAIVAHESVAEAAVVGMPDEKWGQRPLAYVVLGPGTEVAEADLIAFVKTRIASYKAPAGVEFVEELPTTSTGKIRKNALRDMAGN; from the coding sequence ATGTCCGGACTCGATACCGCCCTGACTCCGCTGCGCTTCCTCGAGCGTTCGCTCGAGGCTCACCCCGACCGGGAAGCGATCGTCGACGGGCCACGTCGCTTCACTTATCGGCAGATGGCCGAGACCGTGCAGAACCTCGCCGAAGGGCTGGTCAAGCGCGGACTCAAAGCCGGGGACACGGTTGCGGTGCTCGCCCCCAACAGCGCCGAGGCGCTCATCGCCCACTACGCGGTACCGTTGGCCGGCGGTGTGCTCGTCATGCTCAACACCCGACTGGCCCCGCCTGAGGTCGAGTACATCCTCGGCCACAGCGAGGTGAAGTTCCTCTTCGGCGATGCCGGACTCCTCCAGCCGGTCATCGACGCCGGAGCCGCGAACGCGGTCGAAACCATCGTCGTCCACCCCGACGAAGACGGAACCCCTGGCAAGGTCACCGCGACGGATCTCAACGTGGAAGCGTATGCCGACTGGACCGCCTCGGCGCCGGAAACACCCCGGGCTTACGAAGTCGAGGACGAGACCGCGACGATCACCGTCAACTACACCTCGGGCACGACGGGGCGGCCGAAGGGCGTCATGTACACCCACCGCGGGGCGTATCTGAACTCGCTCGGCGAGGTCGTCACGCAGGATTTTGCGGCGCTGACTCGATACCTGTGGACGCTGCCGATGTTCCACTGCAACGGCTGGTGCACGACCTGGGCGCTGACCGCGGTGTCGGGCACGCACGTATGCATCCGCGCCGTGCGCGGACCCGAGGCGTGGCGACTCATCGACGAGGAGAAGGTCACCCGCATGGCCGGTGCCCCCGTCGTGCTCAACACCATCGCCGGGGCCAAGGAGGCCCACGACCTGGGCGGTTCGCTGTCGATCACCACGGCCGGCGCCCCGCCGTCGCCGACGACGATCGCCCTGCTCGAGGGGCTCGGCATCGAGGTCATCCACGTCTACGGACTCACCGAATCCTATGGCCCGTACTCCTCATGCGAACCGCAGCCCGAATGGACCGGCCTGCCGGTGGAGGAGCGCGCGAAGCTGAAATCCCGGCAGGGGATCGGCATGATCAGCGCCGAACGCATGCGCGTGGTCGAACTGCGCGCCGATGATGTGCTCACCGACGTGCCCCGCGATGGGGTGACGATGGGCGAGATCGTCATGCGCGGCAACAACGTCATGAAGGGCTACCTCAACGCTCCCGAAGCCACCGCCGAGGCATTCCGCGGCGGCTGGTTCCACACCGGCGACCTCGCCGTGATGCACGAGGACGGGTACGTCCAGATCCTCGACCGTGCCAAAGACATCGTCATCTCCGGCGGCGAGAACATCTCCACCATCGAGGTCGAGCAGGCCATCGTCGCCCACGAATCCGTCGCCGAGGCGGCCGTGGTCGGAATGCCCGACGAGAAGTGGGGACAGCGACCGTTGGCCTACGTTGTTCTGGGGCCCGGCACCGAGGTGGCCGAAGCCGACCTCATCGCGTTCGTCAAGACCCGCATCGCCTCCTACAAGGCACCGGCCGGAGTCGAATTCGTCGAAGAGCTGCCGACGACGTCGACCGGCAAGATCCGCAAGAACGCCCTGCGGGACATGGCCGGGAACTGA